One region of Pogona vitticeps strain Pit_001003342236 chromosome 1, PviZW2.1, whole genome shotgun sequence genomic DNA includes:
- the PRLH gene encoding LOW QUALITY PROTEIN: prolactin-releasing peptide (The sequence of the model RefSeq protein was modified relative to this genomic sequence to represent the inferred CDS: substituted 1 base at 1 genomic stop codon), with amino-acid sequence MKLLVACLFCLLLDCLAIPVAECQILEQSMEIXNPDIDPSWYTGRGIRPVGRFGRRRAAGGSDQKSGHMHRQACFPLEDSNELIQDE; translated from the exons ATGAAACTGTTAGTGGCCTGCCTTTTCTGCTTGCTACTGGACTGCCTGGCCATTCCTGTGGCTGAATGCCAAATCCTTGAGCAATCCATGGAAATCTGAA ATCCTGATATTGACCCTTCTTGGTACACTGGACGAGGAATTCGACCTGTGGGACGGTTTGGTAGGAGAAGAGCTGCTGGAGGAAGTGATCAGAAATCTGGCCACATGCATCGGCAAGCTTGCTTCCCTTTGGAAGACAGCAATGAATTAATTCAAGATGAATGA